In Syngnathus acus chromosome 5, fSynAcu1.2, whole genome shotgun sequence, a genomic segment contains:
- the LOC119123720 gene encoding death-inducer obliterator 1-like isoform X4: MEENVSPELSLAHEPEQSQDHMDSCSQGDGEERLSEPTQTIPTESDEVAEEPIEKADKSSKANNELKKTWTFRRSTVAQREMPVEAAPDNHESRYPVRRSGRQSKRTDKLEEFLSTTKRVLRKSAPPSLEGGDPPSQTPTDAETASEASFDGNADTKTAEDKPEPSDRRTRSRTREQTRQTTQRGRWTRQSQSATVKGEESSENEDSEDGAESQDKDAEQSGKGAKVEDTNANKEHQPGLDMQTKEEQKKKNVKGEDQEENDDDDEEETTEKGGLLVKRGPIRTYVNKKRAASSNSTSAKGQTPMQAVGKTGKPREQEDSDDGSSSSSSSTDSDEGYDPNALYCICRQKHNKRFMICCDRCEEWFHGDCVGITEARGRLMERNGEDYVCPNCTAKKSQVIRPATSTLSLSIDLKTKACALPLPPAGGAFGDVGSMTRSGAQAQLPSTSAGSDEKGAEDIGIKGRIEKATNPTGKKKIKIFQPTVQQATPPNTGQKGAPVSEKPACPTAEPKAPTEMEQEKVASNVEVKTTETEEAGKSAAAEDVSLPKCIGPGCESNAQPDSVYCGNDCILRHAAATVKSFGEVKEPPSQDQESSSASKREATRQTRAQKDSGEDSGSDGGDDDDAPDEDDEDAHAVEQPPPPATASWCSDHNYIAVPPEKTTPISTTVLNTKSPPKEEKQSKKQVPAHVKPSSDSKTSSKAKKTMTTRASKVSPKGKRSSSQSSSSKATKRSATPPSKAATKSKKSRTTSTPPQSPYPPGPIHVTGALRVTKTNFTIPKKQPQQKDSPSHHQSSSSSRVPSSPASSASSSHSSSQRSHHATSSSASSIPPPANHQMRQNIRRSLTDILYKRVSDSDDLTMTESEVARLAVAIEKEMFNICLSTDSKYKNKYRSLMFNLKDPKNKGLFYKVIRGDLSPFRLVRLSAEDMVSKEISEWKKPDPSQSQSSSGRAHSGHSKTSSRHDSHKVDAEDAPPPSDADVCIPATASSSRMASAVDQDEPSVTASAAPQSSATEGGGSMPDIFSAMLKDTTLEHRTHLFDLNCKICTGQKTEDEIASKKSKPTRKSDQPRQEMHSASAVGQPQAATVYQQLIPPPYQPGIEPAVVVEPQPQLYQEDPNNMAMQAIAPAVSSVSISRRDPRMARHGSGVTVTYTPSEKPTNTMAEPLAAPVIAPLDVATKAPLPMPPAPPSLLALSKPSRTSSSEPPPEGETAIFLHGQERIWKGFINMQSVAKFVTKAYLVSGSFEYLKEDLPDTIHVGGRISPNTVWDYVGKLKTSLSKELCLIRFQPATEEEEVAYVSLFCYFSSRKRFGVVANSNRRIKDLYLIPLASKDPLPSKLLPFDGPGLEPARPNLLLGLLICQKDRKRPGVPLESDEKRSKMQIKDIDETGLPKPPLSVKVDRSTRQSLDIPFSTTPPGSPPVSSSATPNVAVATPSVFSLLSTVKAPATSSVTGVESPSSSSSIPAPAATATPLQTILNTLFGKKKPDSEASNSPSDQGAESSIPHSTMIDPIVQQFAQTKDKQVEEDEDDRPYDPEEEYNPSMGYSVPIKPIEVVNKPDVLQSEGDDIAYDPEDDSIFDEVQTTVADETGKSSCDDVTDPEKILASLKQKGKLTLPKQEDKHVPSTDLPGPSQTPPAILGGSQLMQLGKKVEELVKSATPTINQSRDPRQSRESRQGAGITTKTTDELLDKEELSSNDSSTPQQSVQEPQVASVAQLPDSSQDPEKPLPMEEEKSETLPFMETSKEEVSIPLLGETLEPDLEYDYLQDNEEKMKAEQDESVQAETEADKYSIWPNAASILKGKEDSEYDDNSQEAAICSSYNEPPNSSTITSAIPVLGDTHSHYPRHHRATSDFDDDYRSQSDIPRPSSYLQSQPMHGQNPMMRPPSMSVPPPIQGISSMSAPQSVQGPPPAIHGPPPVLGPPVLGPPVLGPPIQADSSHPYGLPPSFPPYQNQWTRPQLPPPQQPLSRPPPQNLLPPRVTPPLYPPIGQRGPPPQMFDPLLPPQHSAQQCPPPGFPLPPTFDGQNQLPPPRFAGPPPPFNFPGNRGPPPPFTAPPPGHFDNRLPPPSIFSGPRGPLPSQYGDPSPIQMQPPMGDQSRGPRDHYSKDSHSFTHADQHLSHPPNIFKDSPATAYRGLPPSQYDDSRGPHSIVEINPQNKFGVPRPHSPPHRGGLDEHIALRQENRNKFGGPRPHSPPHRGGLDEHIALRQENRNKFGVHRLHSPPHRGALDEHTPLSPLQENRNKFGVARLHSPPHRGALNEHMALPPLQENRAMRDQTQPFGGSERYRFDRFSDEARRFSDEARPVRHSGPLLPTPTEAPIAPPSHIGGHSPDIRREDFWRRHSPDVMRRTNTNREGSEPQSTEPFGHFEVGLREQVSAPAQSLEERLKELSGDCRRDRDRDNPSSARSLWERNQGKRWSREREWERSRERNTDRESSRERDHSKGKESEKNKEAEVERHKDEDTDKRRDRDREREKDRVKDRDSDRRDYDRERGRNRDKERDRERDRRRDRSRSRDRDRGKDRGRDRDKEKDSDRDKDRERDREKDRDKDKDRDRDRGRDKDRDKDRDREREKDRSREKDRSRDRDREKDRDREKDRDREKDRDREKDRDREKDRDREKDRDREKDRDREKDRDREKDRDREKDRDREKDRDREKDRDREKDRDREKDRDREKDRDREKDRDREKDRDREKDRDREKDRDREKDRDKDRERDRGRDRRETSRTRERREDKNSKHEKSKEKEKTSVNDKNSS, encoded by the exons ATGGAGGAGAATGTGAGCCCTGAGCTCTCTCTAGCTCATGAGCCAGAACAGAGCCAAGACCATATGGATAGCTGCTCTCAAG GTGATGGGGAAGAGCGACTCAGCGAGCCAACGCAAACCATCCCGACAGAAAGTGACGAAGTGGCAGAGGAGCCAATAGAGAAAGCGGACAAATCTTCCAAAGCCAACAACGAATTGAAGAAAACGTGGACATTCCGTCGCTCCACTGTTGCTCAAAGAGAGATGCCAGTGGAAGCAGCACCCGACAACCACGAGAGCCGCTATCCTGTTCGCCGAAGCGGCAGACAGTCCAAACGTACCGACAAACTGGAGGAATTTCTCTCCACCACGAAAAGAGTGCTACGAAAGAGCGCGCCGCCGTCCCTGGAAGGCGGGGATCCTCCTTCGCAAACCCCAACTGATGCAGAAACCGCCTCTGAGGCCAGCTTTGACGGGAACGCAGACACAAAGACGGCGGAAGACAAGCCCGAGCCGTCCGACAGGAGAACCCGAAGTAGGACGAGGGAGCAGACTCGACAGACGACTCAGCGCGGCAGGTGGACACGCCAATCCCAAAGCGCCACGGTCAAAGGTGAAGAAAGCTCAGAGAATGAAGACAGCGAAGATGGCGCCGAGTCGCAGGACAAAGATGCGGAGCAATCTGGAAAAGGGGCCAAAGTAGAAGACACAAATGCTAATAAGGAACACCAGCCTGGGTTGGATATGCAGACAAAGGAagagcaaaagaagaaaaatgttaaAGGGGAAGATCAAGAGGAgaatgacgacgacgacgaggagGAGACCACAGAAAAAGGCGGCTTGTTGGTAAAGCGCGGCCCAATTCGAACATACGTGAATAAAAAGCGGGCGGCAAGTTCAAATAGTACGTCTGCCAAGGGACAGACTCCCATGCAAGCTGTCGGCAAGACAGGCAAGCCTCGGGAACAGGAGGACAGCGATGACggttcctcttcctcatcttcaAGCACTGATTCTGACGAAGGATACGACCCCAATGCACTGTATTGCATCTGTCGCcagaaacacaacaaaag GTTCATGATCTGCTGTGACCGCTGCGAGGAGTGGTTCCATGGAGACTGTGTGGGCATAACCGAGGCTCGGGGCCGTCTGATGGAGAGAAATGGCGAGGATTACGTTTGCCCCAACTGCACGGCTAAAAAAAGCCAAGTGATCAGGCCTGCCACCTCCACGCTGTCCCTGAGCATAGACCTCAAGACCAAAGCTTGTGCTTTACCTCTACCTCCTGCTGGTGGCGCTTTTGGTGACGTGGGCTCCATGACCAGATCGGGGGCACAGGCACAACTGCCGTCAACATCTGCCGGCAGTGACGAGAAAGGAGCGGAGGACATCGGGATCAAAGGCAGGATCGAGAAAGCCACAAATCCAACAGGGAAAAAGAAGATAAAAATCTTTCAGCCG ACGGTACAGCAGGCAACGCCACCAAACACAGGCCAGAAGGGGGCGCCTGTGTCGGAAAAGCCAGCGTGCCCCACAGCAGAGCCAAAAGCACCAACAGAGATGGAGCAGGAGAAAGTGGCTTCAAACGTGGAGGTGAAAACAACCGAGACGGAAGAGGCCGGAAAGTCAGCGGCAGCGGAGGACGTGTCACTTCCCAAATGCATCGGTCCCGGCTGCGAGAGCAACGCCCAGCCGGACTCTGTGTACTGTGGAAATGACTGCATCCTGAGACACGCTGCCGCGACTGTGAAGTCATTCGGTGAAGTCAAAGAGCCTCCGAGCCAAGATCAGGAATCCAGCTCTGCGTCAAAG AGGGAAGCCACCAGACAGACGAGGGCCCAGAAGGACAGCGGCGAGGACTCTGGGAGCGACGGAGGAGATGACGACGACGCTCCggatgaggatgatgaagaCGCGCATGCTGTGGAGCAGCCGCCGCCTCCCGCCACTGCGTCATGGTGCAGCGACCATAATTACATTGCAGTACCACCAGAAAAGACTACACCCATATCAACAACAGTTTTAAACACAAAGT cCCCTCCCAAAGAAGAGAAACAGTCAAAGAAACAGGTCCCGGCTCACGTTAAACCCTCTTCTGATTCCAAGACCTCCTCCAAAGCGAAGAAGACCATGACCACTCGGGCATCCAAGGTGTCTCCAAAGGGCAAGAGGTCGTCCTCTCAGTCCAGCAGCTCTAAAGCAACCAAGAGGTCCGCGACTCCGCCCAGTAAAGCCGCGACAAAGTCCAAGAAATCGCGAACGACAAGCACACCGCCTCAGTCACCGTACCCTCCTGGGCCGATCCACGTCACGGGAGCGCTAAGAGTCACCAAGACCAACTTTACCATTCCAAAGAAGCAGCCTCAACAAAAAGACTCTCCATCCCATCATcaatcatcgtcgtcgtcaagAGTCCCATCATCTCCGGCGTCTTCAGCTTCCTCCAGCCATTCGTCATCCCAAAGGTCTCATCATGCCACCTCATCCTCGGCATCCTCGATCCCACCGCCCGCCAACCACCAGATGAGACAGAACATCCGTCGCTCCCTGACCGACATCCTTTACAAGAG GGTGAGCGACAGCGATGATCTGACAATGACGGAGAGCGAGGTGGCGAGGCTTGCCGTTGCCATCGAGAAGGAGATGTTTAACATCTGCCTCAGCACAGATAGCAAGTACAAAAACAAGTACCGCTCGCTCATGTTCAACCTCAAGGacccaaaaaacaaa ggCTTGTTCTACAAGGTAATTAGAGGTGATCTTAGCCCTTTCCGACTGGTGAGGCTGAGCGCAGAAGATATGGTTTCCAAGGAGATATCGGAGTGGAAGAAGCCTGACCCCTCCCAG AGCCAGTCCTCAAGTGGAAGGGCCCATTCAGGTCATTCCAAAACAAGCAGTAGGCACGACTCTCACAAAGTGGATGCGGAGgatgccccgcccccttccgATGCAGATGTATGTATTCCTGCCACAGCTTCGTCCTCTCGCATGGCTTCTGCTGTC GACCAAGATGAGCCCAGCGTCACTGCTTCAGCTGCACCTCAGTCTTCTGCGACTGAGGGCGGCGGTAGTATGCCAGATATTTTCAGTGCCATGCTCAAAGACACAACGTTGGAACACAGGACTCATTTGTTTGACCTCAACTGTAAAATATGCACAG GTCAAAAGACAGAAGATGAGATTGCATCCAAAAAATCCAAACCCACCAGGAAGTCCGACCAACCCAGACAAGAGATGCATTCAGCCAGTGCCGTCGGCCAACCGCAAGCGGCCACGGTCTACCAACAGCTCATCCCACCGCCATACCAGCCCGGCATAGAACCGGCCGTCGTCGTCGAACCACAGCCACAACTTTACCAAGAGGACCCTAACAATATGGCTATGCAGGCCATCGCCCCCGCTGTTTCCTCTGTCAGCATCTCACGAAGAGACCCGCGCATGGCCAGGCATGGCTCCGGCGTTACGGTCACTTACACTCCTTCAGAAAAACCCACAAACACCATGGCAGAGCCACTCGCCGCTCCTGTCATTGCTCCTTTGGATGTTGCCACCAAAGCACCCCTTCCGATGCCCcctgctcctccatccttGTTGGCTTTGTCAAAACCATCCAGAACAAG tAGTTCTGAGCCTCCTCCTGAGGGGGAGACTGCAATCTTCCTCCATGGTCAAGAGAGGATTTGGAAAGGCTTCATCAACATGCAGTCTGTGGCCAAGTTTGTAACCAAAGCTTACTTGGTTTCAGGCTCTTTTGAGTACCTAAAAGAG GATTTGCCAGACACCATTCATGTTGGAGGACGCATCTCTCCAAACACAGTGTGGGACTATGTTGGGAAGTTGAAAACATCGTTGTCCAAG GAGCTGTGTTTGATCCGATTCCAGCCAGCcacagaggaagaggaagtagCTTACGTGTCTCTCTTCTGTTACTTCAGCAGCAGGAAAAGATTTGGTGTGGTAGCTAACAGTAACCGGAGGATCAAAGACCTCTATCTGATTCCTTTGGCCTCAAAGGACCCACTACCCTCCAAACTTTTGCCATTTGATGGACCAG GACTGGAGCCAGCCCGGCCCAACCTTCTACTGGGCCTCTTGATCTGCCAGAAGGATAGAAAGCGTCCCGGTGTTCCATTGGAAAGTGATGAGAAACGATCTAAGATGCAAATCAAAGATATTGATGAGACTGGTCTTCCAAAGCCACCTCTCTCAGTCAAAGTGGATCGAAGCACACGCCAAAGTTTGGACATTCCTTTCAGTACTACTCCCCCAGGGTCTCCTCCTGTCAGCTCCTCCGCGACCCCAAATGTCGCTGTGGCCACCCCATCtgtcttttctcttttgtcAACCGTTAAAGCACCCGCCACGTCCTCTGTCACGGGTGTGGAGTCTCCATCCTCATCCAGCTCTATCCCTGCCCCTGCAGCAACCGCCACTCCTCTCCAGACGATCCTCAACACTCTGTTTGGCAAGAAAAAGCCAGACTCTGAAGCTTCCAACTCGCCATCTGATCAGGGTGCAGAATCTTCCATTCCGCACTCTACAATGATCGATCCAATTGTGCAACAGTTTGCAcagacaaaagacaaacaggttgaggaggatgaagatgacCGACCATATGACCCTGAGGAAGAGTATAACCCAAGTATGGGTTACAGTGTGCCTATTAAACCGATTGAGGTAGTAAATAAACCTGACGTTTTACAGAGCGAAGGTGACGACATTGCATATGACCCCGAAGATGACTCAATATTTGATGAAGTCCAAACTACTGTAGCAGATGAAACTGGAAAGTCTTCATGTGATGACGTAACAGACCCGGAAAAGATCCTGGCAAGCCTTAAACAGAAAGGAAAGCTGACACTCCCAAAACAGGAAGACAAACATGTGCCGTCCACTGACTTGCCCGGGCCTTCACAAACACCCCCAGCCATTTTGGGCGGTAGTCAGTTAATGCAGCTTGGTAAAAAAGTGGAAGAGCTTGTGAAATCGGCCACACCCACGATCAACCAGAGCAGAGATCCTCGCCAGAGCCGGGAATCTCGCCAGGGGGCGGGcatcacaacaaaaacaacagatgaGCTGCTTGATAAAGAGGAGTTGTCTTCCAATGACTCTTCGACACCTCAGCAGTCAGTTCAAGAGCCACAGGTGGCTTCTGTTGCTCAGCTTCCCGACTCCTCACAAGACCCGGAGAAGCCATTACCAATGGAGGAAGAGAAATCTGAGACATTGCCCTTTATGGAGACTTCAAAAGAAGAGGTGTCCATTCCTTTATTAGGAGAGACTTTGGAACCTGATCTGGAGTATGACTATCTTCAAGACAatgaagagaaaatgaaagccGAGCAAGATGAGAGCGTCCAGGCTGAAACCGAGGCAGACAAGTATAGCATTTGGCCAAATGCTGCAAGTATTTTAAAAGGTAAAGAGGATTCAGAATACGATGACAATAGCCAAGAAGCGGCAATTTGTAGCTCCTACAATGAGCCACCAAACTCCTCGACAATTACTTCGGCAATTCCAGTCCTCGGGGACACTCATTCTCATTATCCGCGACATCACAGGGCAACATCAGACTTTGACGATGATTATAGATCACAAAGTGACATCCCCCGACCATCTAGTTATCTCCAATCTCAACCAATGCACGGACAGAATCCAATGATGAGGCCTCCATCAATGTCAGTACCACCACCCATACAAGGCATCTCTTCAATGTCTGCGCCACAGTCTGTGCAAGGACCCCCACCAGCTATCCACGGTCCTCCTCCAGTACTTGGTCCTCCAGTACTTGGTCCTCCAGTACTTGGTCCTCCAATCCAAGCTGACAGCAGCCATCCATACGGCCTCCCTCCGAGTTTCCCCCCCTATCAAAACCAATGGACACGCCCCCAACTACCACCTCCACAGCAGCCGCTCTCCAGACCACCTCCTCAGAACCTTTTACCACCTAGAGTAACACCACCACTTTACCCACCAATTGGCCAGAGAGGTCCTCCACCTCAAATGTTTGATCCTCTTCTCCCCCCTCAGCATAGTGCACAACAATGCCCTCCTCCAGGCTTTCCCCTCCCACCTACGTTTGATGGACAGAATCAGCTACCTCCTCCACGATTTGCTGGTCCACCTCCACCATTTAATTTTCCTGGAAACAGAGGTCCTCCTCCACCTTTCACAGCACCACCACCGGGACATTTTGATAACAGGCTTCCTCCCCCTTCCATCTTCTCAGGGCCAAGGGGTCCCCTACCATCTCAATATGGTGATCCAAGTCCAATTCAAATGCAACCCCCAATGGGAGACCAAAGCCGTGGCCCCAGGGACCACTATAGTAAAGATAGTCACTCATTCACACATGCGGACCAACATCTCAGTCATCCTCCCAATATTTTCAAAGACAGCCCGGCGACCGCTTACCGGGGTCTTCCACCTAGTCAGTATGATGACTCAAGAGGCCCGCATTCTATTGTGGAGATCAATCCACAAAATAAGTTTGGAGTTCCCAGGCCACACTCGCCACCACATCGAGGAGGTCTGGATGAGCATATAGCTCTTCGTCAGGAGAATAGGAACAAGTTTGGAGGTCCCAGGCCACACTCGCCACCACATCGAGGAGGTCTGGATGAGCACATAGCTCTTCGTCAGGAGAATAGGAACAAGTTTGGGGTTCACAGGTTACACTCACCACCACATCGAGGAGCTTTGGATGAGCACACACCTCTTTCTCCTCTTCAGGAGAATAGAAACAAGTTTGGGGTCGCCAGGCTACATTCGCCACCACATCGAGGAGCTTTGAATGAGCACATGGCTCTTCCTCCACTTCAGGAAAATCGAGCAATGAGAGATCAGACTCAGCCTTTTGGTGGCTCTGAACGCTACCGCTTTGATCGGTTTTCAGATGAGGCAAGAAGGTTTTCTGATGAGGCAAGACCTGTTCGCCACAGTGGCCCTCTGCTACCGACCCCCACCGAGGCTCCTATTGCTCCTCCGAGTCACATAGGCGGTCACAGTCCAGATATTCGGCGAGAGGACTTCTGGCGCCGACATTCCCCTGATGTCATGAGGAGAACCAACACCAACCGAGAGGGCTCAGAACCGCAAAGCACGGAACCCTTCGGTCACTTTGAAGTCGGGCTCCGAGAACAAGTTTCTGCTCCCGCTCAGTCATTAGAAGAAAGACTTAAGGAGCTCTCTGGTGACTGCAGAAGAGACAGAGACCGCGACAACCCTTCCTCCGCGAGGTCCTTGTGGGAGAGGAATCAGGGCAAGCGGTGGAGCCGAGAACGAGAATGGGAGAGAAGCAGAGAGCGCAACACCGATCGTGAATCCAGCAGAGAACGGGATCACAGCAAAGgaaaagagagcgagaaaaataaagaggCAGAGGTGGAGCGACACAAGGATGAAGACACAGACAAGAGGAGAGACCGtgacagagaaagagaaaaggacAGAGTCAAGGACAGGGACTCAGACAGAAGGGATTATGATCGCGAAAGAGGACGAAATCGCGATAAAGAGCGAGACCGTGAGCGAGACAGGAGACGCGACAGGTCCCGAAGTAGAGACCGGGATCGAGGGAAAGACCGAGGTAGAGACAGAGACAAAGAAAAGGACAGTGACAGAGACAAAGACAGGGAGAGGGACAGAGAAAAAGATCGTGACAAAGATAAAGACAGAGATCGTGACAGAGGCAGAGACAAAGATAGAG ACAAAGACCGGGACCGGGAAAGAGAGAAGGATAGGAGTCGAGAAAAAGACAGATCCCGTGACAGAGACCGGGAGAAAGACAGAGACCGGGAGAAAGACAGAGATCGGGAAAAAGACAGAGATCGGGAGAAAGACAGAGACCGGGAGAAGGACCGAGACCGGGAGAAGGACCGAGACCGGGAGAAAGACAGAGACCGGGAGAAAGACCGAGACCGGGAGAAAGACCGAGACCGGGAGAAAGACCGAGACCGGGAGAAAGACCGAGACCGCGAGAAAGACCGAGACCGCGAGAAAGACCGAGACCGGGAGAAAGACCGAGACCGGGAGAAAGATCGAGACCGGGAGAAAGATCGAGACCGGGAGAAAGATCGAGACCGGGAGAAAGATCGAGACCGGGAGAAAGACAGAGACCGGGAAAAAGACAGAGATAAAGACCGTGAAAGAGACCGTGGCAGGGACCGCCGAGAAACAAGTAGAACCCGGGAAAGGAGAGAAGataaaaatagcaaacatgaaaaatccaaggagaaagaaaagactTCGGTAAATGATAAAAACTCTTCCTAG